A section of the Candidatus Binatia bacterium genome encodes:
- a CDS encoding LPS export ABC transporter permease LptF, whose translation MAIFHRYIFLELLRPTVASILTLGGILLVSRLVKIIGLLINRGLATSEMLSLVGLFAPSFLEFALPMGVLLGTFLTLSRLTIDGELLGAQACGLGPFAFLRPVLWIAGIAAICTGVVSFLLRPASRETVVHFLENLSLRRASAAFEEQVFFDRIPGIIIYINKIMDRGQALEGIFVADTRGGQRNATIIVAKFGHLVPQERPGSATILRLGDGTIFTRSGGENTYEASSFRTLDWNLTESLAGSTTRSTATEIDPKAASSMTLLHLVQNSRPGRQTGLFALELSSRFALPASCVVFGLFALSCSVRRRISPTGGAVISTSCFLAYYLLAGLAESMAQEIESAKYAAALAWVPNTLFILVALALWPKSSATVASGHEARLRT comes from the coding sequence GTGGCGATCTTTCACCGATACATCTTCCTGGAACTCCTCAGGCCCACCGTTGCTAGCATCCTCACCCTCGGTGGAATCTTGCTCGTATCGCGACTCGTAAAAATTATTGGCTTGTTGATTAACCGGGGGCTGGCGACTTCTGAAATGTTGTCACTCGTAGGCCTCTTCGCACCGTCTTTCCTCGAGTTTGCCCTCCCGATGGGGGTTTTGCTCGGCACGTTCCTAACACTCAGCCGCCTCACGATTGACGGGGAACTATTGGGTGCACAGGCTTGCGGCCTAGGACCCTTTGCCTTTTTGAGGCCGGTACTCTGGATCGCGGGGATCGCTGCAATTTGTACTGGCGTCGTTTCGTTTCTGCTCCGTCCAGCCAGCCGCGAAACCGTTGTACATTTCCTCGAAAACCTATCGCTTCGGCGGGCGAGCGCTGCGTTCGAGGAACAAGTGTTTTTCGATCGAATCCCAGGCATCATCATTTACATTAATAAGATTATGGACCGCGGCCAAGCACTCGAGGGCATATTCGTGGCGGACACCCGCGGCGGCCAGCGAAACGCCACCATTATTGTCGCGAAATTCGGGCACTTGGTGCCTCAAGAGCGACCCGGAAGTGCCACGATTTTGCGACTGGGCGACGGCACGATCTTCACTCGGTCCGGTGGGGAAAATACCTACGAAGCCAGCTCCTTTAGGACTTTGGACTGGAACCTAACGGAATCACTGGCTGGCAGCACGACGAGAAGCACCGCTACGGAGATCGACCCCAAGGCGGCTTCCAGTATGACTCTGCTTCACTTGGTTCAAAACTCGCGACCCGGTCGTCAAACCGGTCTCTTTGCCCTCGAACTAAGCAGCCGCTTCGCCTTGCCGGCGAGCTGTGTAGTTTTCGGACTGTTTGCGCTTTCGTGCTCGGTTCGACGGCGTATCTCCCCGACTGGCGGCGCCGTGATTTCCACCAGCTGCTTTTTGGCGTACTACCTCCTCGCCGGTCTTGCTGAATCGATGGCACAGGAAATCGAGTCGGCCAAGTATGCGGCGGCACTGGCTTGGGTTCCGAACACGCTGTTCATATTGGTGGCACTGGCGCTATGGCCCAAGTCGTCGGCTACCGTTGCAAGCGGCCATGAAGCTCGTCTTCGCACCTGA
- the rlmB gene encoding 23S rRNA (guanosine-2'-O-)-methyltransferase RlmB has protein sequence MEAWLKVDPSRILEIQVVKKGGTARENTAYELARRCGVAVKHVDLSVARGDSEFVEAGWRARVTPFPYRSLSDLFRRFGPSLLVVLDHVQDPRNLGAVARSAAAAGVTGLIIPKDRAASVTPVVEATAAGACAYLQVARVVNLRRALLEIRQAGYWIVGLDVHCANSIFKTMLPDRLALVVGGEQGLSRLVRENVDELVVIPTDPRVESLNVSVATSIACFWWFKDRVGALTG, from the coding sequence GTGGAAGCGTGGTTAAAGGTCGATCCGTCCCGCATCCTGGAGATCCAGGTGGTTAAAAAAGGGGGGACCGCCAGGGAAAACACGGCCTATGAGCTTGCGCGAAGATGCGGTGTTGCCGTAAAACACGTTGATCTGAGTGTCGCGCGAGGAGACTCCGAGTTTGTTGAGGCAGGCTGGCGCGCGCGAGTAACGCCGTTCCCTTATCGTTCGCTCTCGGACTTGTTTCGGCGGTTCGGGCCGTCTCTGCTGGTTGTGTTGGACCACGTCCAGGACCCGCGCAACCTGGGCGCGGTCGCGCGGAGCGCCGCAGCTGCGGGGGTAACGGGGTTGATTATCCCGAAAGACAGAGCTGCGTCAGTGACTCCGGTCGTAGAGGCGACTGCTGCAGGAGCGTGCGCTTACCTCCAAGTTGCCCGTGTCGTGAATTTACGGCGAGCCTTGCTCGAAATCAGGCAAGCTGGGTACTGGATTGTCGGGCTGGATGTCCACTGTGCGAACTCGATCTTTAAGACAATGCTTCCAGACCGGTTAGCCCTTGTGGTGGGAGGCGAACAAGGCTTGTCTCGTCTTGTGCGAGAGAACGTCGATGAACTGGTTGTGATCCCCACGGACCCCCGAGTGGAGTCGTTAAATGTATCCGTTGCGACGAGCATCGCCTGTTTCTGGTGGTTCAAGGACCGTGTCGGAGCCTTGACAGGATAA
- the tuf-1 gene encoding elongation factor Tu translates to MAKQKFERKKPHVNVGTIGHIDHGKTTLTAAITKVLAAQGLAQFTPFDQIDKAPEERARGITIATAHVEYETAKRHYAHVDCPGHADYIKNMITGAAQMDGAILVVAATDGPMPQTREHILLARQVGVPAIVVFMNKVDMVEDAELLELVELEVRELLSKYEYPGDEVPVIRGSALKALEGDTGELGAQAIMKLMEAVDEYVPEPQREVDKPFLMPVEDVFTISGRGTVATGRVERGRIRVGDEVEIVGLRATQKTVVTGVEMFRKILDEGQAGDNIGVLLRGTKREEVERGQVLAAPGSITPHTKFEAEVYILTKEEGGRHTPFFNGYRPQFYFRTTDVTGVVKLPEGVEMVMPGDNVRLSVELITPIAMEEGLRFAIREGGRTVGAGVVTKIME, encoded by the coding sequence ATGGCGAAGCAGAAGTTTGAGCGGAAGAAGCCGCATGTGAACGTGGGGACGATTGGGCACATTGATCATGGGAAGACGACGTTGACGGCGGCGATAACGAAGGTGTTGGCGGCGCAGGGATTGGCGCAATTTACGCCATTTGATCAGATTGACAAGGCGCCGGAGGAGCGGGCGCGAGGGATTACGATAGCGACGGCGCATGTGGAGTATGAGACGGCCAAGAGGCACTATGCGCACGTGGACTGTCCTGGGCATGCGGATTACATCAAGAACATGATTACTGGGGCAGCGCAGATGGACGGGGCGATTTTGGTGGTGGCGGCGACGGACGGGCCGATGCCGCAGACGCGGGAGCACATTTTGTTGGCGCGGCAGGTGGGTGTGCCGGCGATTGTGGTGTTTATGAACAAGGTGGATATGGTGGAGGATGCGGAGTTATTGGAGTTGGTGGAGTTGGAGGTGAGGGAGTTATTGTCGAAGTACGAGTATCCTGGGGACGAGGTACCGGTGATTCGTGGGAGTGCGTTGAAGGCGCTGGAGGGGGACACTGGGGAGCTTGGGGCGCAGGCGATTATGAAGTTGATGGAGGCGGTGGATGAGTATGTGCCGGAGCCGCAGCGGGAGGTTGACAAGCCCTTTTTGATGCCGGTGGAGGATGTGTTTACGATTAGCGGGCGGGGCACTGTGGCCACTGGGCGAGTGGAGCGTGGGCGGATTCGGGTTGGGGATGAGGTTGAGATTGTGGGTTTGCGTGCGACGCAGAAGACGGTGGTGACGGGTGTGGAGATGTTTCGCAAGATTTTGGATGAGGGGCAGGCTGGGGACAACATTGGGGTATTGTTGCGGGGGACGAAGCGGGAGGAGGTGGAGCGAGGGCAGGTATTGGCGGCGCCTGGGAGTATCACGCCGCACACGAAGTTTGAGGCGGAGGTGTACATTTTGACGAAGGAGGAGGGTGGGCGGCACACGCCATTTTTCAATGGGTATCGGCCGCAATTTTACTTTCGCACGACGGATGTGACTGGGGTGGTGAAGTTGCCGGAGGGGGTGGAGATGGTGATGCCTGGGGACAATGTGCGGTTGAGCGTGGAGTTGATCACGCCGATTGCGATGGAGGAGGGTTTGCGCTTTGCGATCCGCGAGGGCGGCCGCACTGTCGGAGCCGGCGTCGTAACGAAAATCATGGAATGA
- the rpmG gene encoding 50S ribosomal protein L33, with translation MRELISLQCEQCKRKNYTTTKNKKTMTEKLALKKFCRFCRGHTVHREAKI, from the coding sequence ATGCGTGAGCTGATTTCCCTGCAATGCGAGCAGTGTAAGCGCAAAAACTATACGACGACGAAGAACAAAAAGACCATGACGGAAAAGCTCGCACTGAAAAAGTTTTGCCGTTTTTGCCGTGGGCATACGGTGCACAGGGAGGCCAAGATCTAG
- the secE gene encoding protein translocase subunit SecE has product MIARLREGLSRVVTFLSEVQAELAKVHWPSRRETYAATVVVITISLIMAIYLGAVDLAISALIQAVLQ; this is encoded by the coding sequence ATGATTGCGAGGCTCCGTGAGGGCCTATCGAGGGTAGTCACGTTTCTTTCTGAGGTGCAGGCTGAGTTGGCAAAGGTACATTGGCCAAGCCGCAGGGAAACATACGCCGCGACGGTCGTCGTGATCACCATATCCCTCATAATGGCGATCTACTTGGGCGCGGTGGACCTAGCCATCTCAGCGCTGATTCAAGCTGTCCTACAGTGA
- the nusG gene encoding transcription termination/antitermination protein NusG: protein MAKQWYAVQTYSGQEHKAKAALEERIRSLGKIADFGDILVPQERVVELVKGRKKTSARKFFPGYILVEMEMNDENWQLVRATPKIIGFVGGDESGRNPPPLRPEEVQEIAAQMREGAARPRPKVQFQVGDTVKVKDGPFQDFTGTVEEVKLDKGKLRVLVNMFGRSTPVELDFGQVEKA from the coding sequence ATGGCAAAGCAGTGGTATGCGGTCCAGACTTACTCTGGGCAAGAGCATAAGGCCAAGGCGGCGTTGGAAGAGAGGATTCGCTCTTTAGGCAAGATTGCCGACTTTGGTGATATCCTTGTTCCCCAAGAGAGGGTGGTGGAACTTGTGAAAGGTCGGAAGAAGACCTCAGCACGCAAGTTTTTCCCGGGGTATATTTTGGTCGAAATGGAAATGAATGATGAGAACTGGCAACTGGTCCGCGCGACACCTAAGATAATCGGATTTGTTGGAGGCGACGAGAGTGGACGTAATCCTCCCCCGTTGCGCCCGGAAGAGGTGCAAGAAATTGCAGCGCAGATGCGTGAGGGGGCGGCCCGTCCACGGCCGAAAGTCCAGTTCCAGGTCGGAGATACGGTAAAGGTGAAGGACGGTCCTTTTCAAGACTTCACGGGTACGGTGGAAGAGGTCAAGTTGGACAAGGGAAAGCTTAGGGTGTTGGTCAACATGTTTGGTCGATCGACTCCCGTTGAACTGGATTTTGGGCAAGTGGAGAAGGCTTAA
- the rplK gene encoding 50S ribosomal protein L11 codes for MKKVIGQIKLQIPAGQATPSPPVGPALGQRGVNIMEFCKAFNAQTQHQQGLIIPVVITVYADRSFTFVTKTPPASILLKRAAGVEKGSPEPNKRKVGRVTKAQVREIAEMKMPDLTAFSLDAAIRTIEGTARSMGIEVVD; via the coding sequence GTGAAAAAGGTGATCGGTCAAATCAAGCTGCAAATACCGGCGGGTCAGGCAACCCCAAGTCCGCCAGTCGGCCCGGCTTTAGGCCAACGCGGCGTAAATATCATGGAGTTCTGCAAGGCCTTTAATGCCCAAACTCAGCATCAGCAGGGGCTAATCATTCCTGTGGTAATCACTGTTTACGCAGACCGGTCCTTTACCTTTGTCACTAAGACCCCGCCGGCATCGATCTTGCTCAAGCGAGCAGCAGGGGTGGAGAAAGGATCTCCCGAGCCAAACAAGCGTAAGGTCGGGCGAGTCACTAAGGCGCAAGTGCGGGAGATCGCCGAAATGAAGATGCCAGACCTGACCGCGTTTTCTTTGGACGCGGCGATACGAACGATTGAGGGTACGGCACGGAGTATGGGCATCGAGGTCGTGGACTAA
- the rplA gene encoding 50S ribosomal protein L1: MSKVSKRYREIAAKVDRLRRYDLDEALNLALETANAKFDETIEMAVRLGVDPRQADQNVRGTVLLPHGTGKPVRVLVFAKGEKEREAKDAGADYVGGEELAKRIAEGWLDFDRVVATPDMMSVVGRIAKILGPRGLMPNPKAGTVTFEVGKAVSELKAGKVEYRVDKAGIVHVPIGKKSFGLEKLRENALAVLASLLRAKPASAKGTYIQSIAISATMGPGVKVDPAVVRALAA, encoded by the coding sequence ATGTCCAAAGTCAGTAAGCGTTACCGCGAGATTGCTGCGAAGGTCGACCGCTTGCGCCGGTATGACCTGGACGAGGCTCTTAACCTGGCATTGGAGACTGCCAACGCCAAATTCGATGAGACCATTGAAATGGCAGTTCGCCTCGGGGTGGATCCTCGTCAGGCGGACCAGAATGTGAGAGGTACGGTCTTGCTCCCTCATGGGACCGGTAAGCCGGTTCGAGTGCTTGTGTTTGCGAAAGGGGAGAAGGAGCGGGAGGCCAAGGATGCTGGAGCAGACTACGTCGGCGGGGAAGAGCTGGCAAAGCGCATTGCTGAAGGGTGGCTGGATTTTGATCGGGTAGTTGCGACGCCGGATATGATGTCGGTCGTGGGGCGGATCGCGAAGATTCTTGGGCCCCGAGGCCTCATGCCCAACCCTAAGGCGGGTACGGTCACGTTCGAGGTGGGAAAAGCTGTCTCCGAATTGAAGGCGGGGAAGGTAGAGTACCGGGTGGATAAGGCGGGCATTGTGCATGTCCCGATTGGCAAAAAGTCGTTCGGCCTGGAGAAGCTTCGCGAAAATGCATTAGCTGTTTTGGCGAGTTTACTGCGTGCAAAGCCGGCCTCAGCCAAGGGAACGTACATCCAGAGTATCGCTATATCCGCGACAATGGGCCCGGGAGTGAAAGTAGATCCTGCCGTGGTCCGAGCGTTAGCGGCATGA
- the rplJ gene encoding 50S ribosomal protein L10, with amino-acid sequence MRRQNKAEVVAGLRDKLGQACVVIVAQAFGLDSGQTFRLRKAIRQAGGELKVAKNTLARIAARESGYRDLEGVLSGPTALVLGYRDPVAVAKALVEFSSEAGERVVIKGAVLQGRALGASEVKELASLPPREVLVASLLGLLQAPAAQLLRLLQEPGARLVRLLERRREQLESSAG; translated from the coding sequence GTGAGACGGCAAAATAAGGCAGAGGTTGTTGCAGGGCTAAGGGACAAACTGGGCCAAGCGTGCGTGGTGATTGTTGCGCAAGCTTTTGGCTTGGATAGCGGCCAGACTTTTCGCTTGCGAAAGGCGATTCGTCAGGCGGGCGGAGAATTGAAAGTCGCCAAAAACACCTTGGCGAGGATCGCCGCGCGCGAGTCGGGCTACCGCGATTTAGAGGGCGTGCTGTCGGGGCCGACAGCGTTGGTGCTGGGTTACCGAGACCCCGTGGCAGTGGCAAAGGCGCTGGTTGAGTTCTCGAGCGAAGCAGGAGAAAGGGTTGTCATTAAGGGAGCTGTGCTCCAGGGGCGTGCACTCGGGGCCTCGGAGGTGAAAGAGCTCGCGTCCTTGCCGCCGCGGGAGGTGCTGGTGGCGTCGCTGCTCGGGCTCTTGCAGGCGCCAGCCGCACAGTTGTTGCGCCTTTTGCAGGAGCCTGGGGCACGCTTGGTAAGGTTGCTGGAACGACGGCGAGAGCAATTGGAAAGCTCGGCTGGCTAA
- the rplL gene encoding 50S ribosomal protein L7/L12 encodes MSQVTREQVKDFIKNMTLLDAAALVKELEEELGVSAAAPVMAAMPMPGGAPATGAAPAAEPEEFSVVLQSAGDKKIQVIKVIRELTGLGLKEAKDLVDGAPKVIKEGVPKAQAEEIKKKIEEAGGVVELK; translated from the coding sequence ATGTCGCAAGTGACTCGAGAGCAAGTCAAGGACTTCATCAAGAATATGACGTTGTTGGATGCCGCCGCTCTGGTGAAAGAGCTGGAGGAAGAGCTGGGCGTTAGCGCGGCGGCGCCGGTCATGGCGGCGATGCCCATGCCAGGGGGCGCACCGGCGACCGGAGCAGCTCCGGCGGCGGAGCCGGAAGAATTCTCCGTCGTCTTGCAATCGGCGGGAGACAAGAAAATTCAGGTCATTAAGGTGATTCGAGAACTCACCGGTTTGGGCCTCAAGGAAGCGAAAGACCTTGTCGATGGAGCTCCGAAGGTCATCAAGGAGGGAGTTCCTAAGGCTCAGGCGGAGGAGATAAAGAAAAAGATCGAAGAGGCGGGCGGCGTGGTAGAGCTAAAATAG
- the rpoB gene encoding DNA-directed RNA polymerase subunit beta, whose protein sequence is MAIKLASNKRFRRNFGRIKKVIEIPNLIEIQRKSYGEFLRRDAAPGAKSGSGLEEVFRSVFPIWDYNKTAQLEFVSFTLGDPKYTVEECHDRGMTYAAPLKIRVQLILYQDAGGDGGHREVKNVKEQEVYFGELPLMTPNGTFMVNGTERVIVSQLHRSPGVFFDHDKGKTHSSGKLLFSARVIPYRGSWLDFEFDPKDILYVRIDRRRKFHATVLLRALGMSAEDILNYFYKSETIVLEGKRLSKRLNYDILRGAKAPRDLKGPNQEIIVREGKRVTDSAIQQLKARGVVEIPVSQEEVLGRVVARDVVDPATGEVLLECNREVTLEKLEEFRQKGITSFEVLYLDEQHIGPALRNTLLADGVKSPQDAVLEIYKRLRPGDVPSIESATQYFHNLFFNPDRYDLSRVGRLKLNHKLKLNPPPPLDQGTLRREDILEVVRYLIELRNGNGTIDDIDHLGNRRVRAVGELVENQFRLGLVRMERAVKERMGLQDLETLMPQDLVNYKPVSAAVKEFFGSSQLSQFMDQTNPLSEVTHKRRLSALGPGGLTRERAGFEVRDVHPTHYGRVCPIETPEGPNIGLIASLSTYARVNEFGFLETPYREVENGRVTDRVRYLSALEEEDYPIAQANAPVDAKGQFVSDMVSVRYRGEFTSVPRDQVKFMDVSPNQLVSVAASLIPFLENDDANRALMGSNMQRQAVPLLRTDAPLVGTGMEQIVARDSGVTVVARRSGVVESVDATRIVIRADKVQDATRDPGVDIYNLIKYQRSNQSTCINQKPIVQPGDHVEAGDVIADGPSTDLGELALGRNVLVAFMPWGGYNFEDSILVSERLVKADYFTSVHIEEFECVARDTKLGPEEITRDIPNVGDEALKDLDESGIVRIGAEVKPGSILVGKITPKGETQLSPEEKLLRAIFGEKAGEVRDTSQRVPPGVEGIVINARVFSRKGVARDERSRQIEESEIARLKKDQEEEQRIVRETALKKLRKLLVGRVTAARLSDSERKVLLPKGHEIQAEDLEHIPVGLWSEIRVGDERIEKEVEALAEGVQEQLSLIKTAIQERIDRLKAGDELPPGVIKMVKVFVAMKRRLQVGDKMAGRHGNKGVLSRILPEEDMPYLADGTPVDIVLNPLGVPSRMNVGQILETHLGWAVRTLGLQLGEVLSKANGDAGPVRAKLKELFGKEVAPLVDSLKDSDVIRLARKSVVGVHVASPVFDGVPESEIFELLRKAGLPDSGQATLYDGRTGEPFAHPVTVGVMYMMKLHHLVDDKIHARSTGPYSLVTQQPLGGKAQFGGQRLGEMEVWALEAYGAAYTLQEMLTVKSDDVAGRTRMYEAIVKGENVLEPGLPESFNVMVKELQSLALDVELIEGPDPAQKVARE, encoded by the coding sequence ATGGCTATTAAGCTCGCAAGCAACAAGCGTTTTCGCCGGAATTTTGGCAGAATCAAGAAGGTAATCGAAATACCGAACCTCATTGAAATCCAGCGAAAGTCGTACGGCGAATTTCTGCGGCGTGACGCAGCGCCCGGTGCGAAGTCGGGATCGGGGCTTGAGGAGGTTTTCCGCTCTGTATTCCCCATTTGGGACTACAACAAGACCGCCCAGTTGGAGTTTGTTAGTTTCACGCTAGGGGATCCCAAATACACGGTGGAGGAATGCCACGACCGGGGTATGACCTATGCGGCACCCCTGAAAATCCGAGTGCAACTGATCCTCTACCAAGATGCGGGCGGTGACGGTGGTCATCGAGAAGTCAAAAACGTCAAGGAACAAGAGGTTTATTTCGGAGAGCTGCCATTGATGACCCCCAACGGTACGTTCATGGTGAACGGCACGGAGCGGGTTATCGTTAGCCAACTGCACAGGTCGCCAGGGGTGTTTTTCGATCACGACAAGGGCAAAACTCATTCGAGCGGCAAGCTCTTATTTTCTGCACGTGTCATTCCCTATCGCGGCTCCTGGCTAGATTTCGAGTTCGACCCGAAGGATATCTTGTACGTTCGCATTGACCGTCGGCGCAAGTTCCACGCGACCGTGCTGTTGCGGGCCCTAGGGATGAGCGCCGAGGATATCCTCAATTACTTCTACAAGTCGGAGACCATCGTCCTGGAAGGGAAGCGGCTTTCCAAACGGCTTAATTACGATATCTTGCGCGGAGCAAAGGCGCCACGCGACCTCAAGGGACCGAATCAAGAGATCATCGTTCGTGAGGGGAAAAGAGTTACGGATTCGGCGATCCAACAGCTCAAGGCCCGTGGTGTTGTAGAGATACCGGTCTCTCAAGAAGAGGTGTTGGGGAGGGTCGTTGCCCGCGATGTAGTCGACCCGGCCACGGGTGAAGTGTTGCTAGAATGTAATCGCGAAGTGACCTTGGAAAAGTTGGAGGAGTTCCGTCAAAAAGGGATCACCTCGTTCGAGGTCCTTTATTTAGACGAGCAACACATTGGCCCCGCGCTTCGAAATACGCTTTTGGCAGACGGAGTAAAGTCACCGCAGGACGCGGTCCTAGAAATATACAAGCGCTTGCGTCCCGGCGACGTTCCAAGCATTGAGTCCGCTACGCAGTACTTCCACAATTTGTTTTTCAACCCCGACCGCTACGATCTCTCGCGAGTCGGACGACTGAAGTTAAATCACAAACTGAAACTCAATCCGCCACCTCCGCTGGATCAGGGAACGCTCCGGCGAGAGGATATCCTCGAGGTGGTCCGGTACCTGATTGAGCTGCGCAATGGCAACGGAACCATTGATGACATCGACCATTTGGGCAATCGGAGGGTCCGCGCGGTTGGGGAGTTGGTAGAGAACCAGTTCCGCTTGGGGCTGGTGCGCATGGAACGCGCAGTCAAGGAGCGGATGGGGCTTCAGGACCTGGAGACTCTGATGCCGCAGGATTTGGTGAACTACAAGCCTGTGTCTGCCGCGGTAAAAGAGTTTTTTGGCTCCAGCCAGCTTTCGCAATTCATGGATCAAACAAACCCACTGTCCGAGGTCACTCACAAGCGCCGGCTGTCTGCTTTGGGTCCTGGCGGACTGACGCGGGAGCGGGCAGGTTTTGAGGTGCGGGATGTTCATCCGACACACTATGGTCGCGTTTGCCCGATTGAGACACCCGAGGGACCGAACATTGGTTTGATTGCATCGCTCTCGACGTATGCCCGGGTAAACGAGTTCGGCTTTTTAGAAACGCCGTACCGCGAGGTGGAAAACGGCCGGGTCACGGATCGCGTGCGCTATCTGTCCGCACTGGAGGAGGAGGATTACCCGATCGCGCAAGCCAACGCGCCGGTCGATGCAAAGGGACAATTTGTGTCTGACATGGTCTCGGTACGATATCGTGGCGAGTTCACGTCGGTGCCCCGGGATCAAGTCAAGTTCATGGATGTGTCGCCAAATCAGTTGGTCAGTGTGGCAGCGTCCTTGATTCCGTTCCTCGAGAATGACGACGCAAACCGCGCTCTAATGGGGTCCAACATGCAGCGGCAAGCCGTACCGCTCTTACGTACGGACGCCCCGCTCGTGGGTACCGGCATGGAGCAGATCGTCGCGCGTGACTCAGGGGTCACGGTTGTTGCTCGGCGTTCCGGGGTCGTCGAAAGCGTGGATGCAACGCGGATCGTGATTCGAGCGGATAAGGTTCAAGACGCGACGCGAGATCCGGGTGTCGACATTTACAATCTGATTAAATACCAACGTTCTAACCAAAGCACTTGCATTAACCAGAAGCCGATTGTCCAGCCCGGTGATCACGTGGAGGCGGGAGACGTAATCGCCGACGGGCCCTCCACAGACCTTGGTGAGCTTGCACTCGGCCGCAACGTGTTGGTCGCGTTCATGCCGTGGGGTGGTTACAACTTTGAGGACTCGATCTTGGTCAGCGAACGCCTCGTGAAGGCCGATTACTTCACCTCCGTACACATTGAAGAATTCGAGTGCGTGGCACGGGACACAAAGTTGGGTCCGGAAGAAATCACGCGGGACATCCCAAATGTGGGCGACGAGGCGTTAAAGGACCTCGATGAAAGTGGCATCGTTCGTATCGGTGCCGAGGTAAAGCCGGGTTCGATCCTCGTTGGAAAGATTACCCCGAAGGGTGAGACACAACTATCCCCGGAAGAGAAACTCCTTCGGGCCATCTTTGGCGAGAAGGCAGGGGAGGTTCGTGACACATCGCAGCGAGTTCCTCCCGGCGTGGAGGGCATTGTGATCAACGCCCGGGTTTTCTCCCGGAAGGGGGTTGCTCGGGATGAACGGAGTCGACAAATCGAGGAGAGCGAAATTGCTCGGCTCAAGAAGGACCAAGAAGAGGAACAGCGCATTGTCCGTGAGACCGCACTGAAAAAGCTCCGCAAGCTGCTAGTGGGCCGCGTGACGGCGGCGCGGCTGAGCGATAGCGAGCGGAAGGTGCTTCTGCCGAAGGGCCACGAAATCCAAGCCGAAGATTTGGAACACATTCCCGTAGGATTGTGGAGTGAAATCCGTGTTGGGGATGAAAGGATTGAAAAGGAGGTCGAAGCACTCGCGGAGGGCGTCCAAGAGCAACTTTCCTTGATCAAGACCGCCATCCAGGAACGCATCGACCGTCTGAAAGCCGGAGATGAGCTGCCCCCCGGGGTGATCAAGATGGTCAAGGTTTTCGTGGCCATGAAGAGGCGTCTGCAGGTCGGGGACAAAATGGCCGGCCGGCACGGAAACAAAGGCGTGCTGTCCCGAATCCTGCCGGAGGAAGACATGCCTTATCTGGCAGATGGGACGCCAGTGGATATCGTCCTGAATCCTCTGGGGGTCCCGTCGAGAATGAACGTTGGACAGATCCTCGAAACGCACTTGGGCTGGGCGGTGCGTACACTGGGGCTTCAGTTGGGCGAAGTGCTCTCGAAGGCTAACGGTGACGCCGGTCCCGTGCGGGCAAAGCTGAAGGAGCTGTTCGGCAAAGAGGTTGCGCCATTGGTGGATTCCCTAAAGGATTCGGATGTCATCCGTTTGGCGCGGAAGTCGGTGGTCGGAGTTCATGTGGCCTCTCCGGTCTTTGACGGCGTGCCAGAATCGGAAATCTTTGAGCTCTTGCGCAAGGCTGGTCTTCCCGACAGCGGACAAGCAACGTTGTACGACGGTCGTACGGGGGAGCCCTTTGCGCATCCAGTCACCGTCGGCGTGATGTACATGATGAAATTGCATCACTTAGTGGATGACAAGATTCACGCGCGGTCCACGGGTCCGTACTCTCTGGTGACCCAGCAGCCACTCGGGGGCAAAGCTCAGTTCGGTGGGCAGCGCCTCGGCGAGATGGAGGTTTGGGCTTTGGAGGCGTACGGAGCAGCGTACACACTTCAGGAGATGCTGACCGTCAAGTCGGATGACGTGGCTGGGCGAACTAGGATGTACGAGGCGATCGTAAAGGGAGAAAACGTGTTAGAGCCAGGGTTGCCGGAGTCCTTCAACGTTATGGTGAAAGAACTGCAAAGCTTGGCCCTCGACGTAGAGCTCATTGAGGGGCCGGATCCTGCCCAAAAGGTGGCTCGCGAGTAA